The sequence GCCAGCCACTCCATCACCGCATGACACAGAATAATGGGTACCGGCGAAGTCAGGTGCTCGCCCAGGTTCTGAATGGGCGCATGGATAACCTCAAGTTGCTCCGCCAGCCCCTGAGATTGCGCACTCTCCCGGGCCAGATCCAGCATCTCAGTAGACAGGTCACACAAGGTAACAGGGTGACCCAAAGCCGCCAGCTTCAGGGCAACCTGCCCTTGGCCACCGCCCGCATCCAGAACCGGAGTTCCTGGGGCAAAACGGGGCAGCATAAAATCGGTCAGCTCGCGCATCACCACCGCTTCTCGGATGCGTCCTTTGCTGCTGTTGTAGATGTTCCGGGCAAATTTGGATGCCCGGGTGTCAAAATTGATGTCGGTCACTCAGTTGTCGTTCCCTGCCTTCAGAGGCCCTTATTGTCCCCAAGCGGCGACCGCTGTAAAGCCATGAACATGCTTACTCACCCATTCCCACAAAATTTACAGGGTCAATAACATGATTGAGCGCATATTTTTTCCGTCAGATAACTTCTAAAATCTCGAAACCACAATAATACTGATTCTCACTACTATGCACAGTCACTCTCTGGAACGTTGGCAACACCAGCACAGCTTCGCCCTGGAGCAGAAAAAGAACGAACGCCGCACCCTGTACGCCGTACTCATTACTGCCGCCATGATGGTGGTAGAGATTGTCACCGGCTACGTTACCGGCTCCATGGCCCTGCTGGCCGACGGCTGGCACATGGCCACCCACGTCGCCGCCTTCGGTCTGACTCTGTTTGCCTACAGCTTTGCCCGCAAGGCCGCCAAAGATCCGCTCTACAGCTTCGGCTCCGGCAAGGTGAACATCCTGGCCGGCTTCACCAGTGCCGTGGCCCTGGTGCTGGTGGCGATGCTGATGGCCATCGAATCCATCTGGCGCCTGATTGAGCCTGTGGCCATCGACTACAACAACGCCCTGGTGGTCGCCGTCGTCGGCCTGGTGATCAACGTAGTGTGCGCTTACCTGCTGCACCAGGGAGACGACCACCACCACCACGGACACAGCCACGGACACAGCCACGGTCACGGTCACGGTCACGGTCACGGTCACCATCATGGCCATGACCATGGTCATCACGGGCACTCCCACGGCCACAGCCATGATCACAACCTCTATGCCGCTTACCTGCATGTGATTGCCGATGCCCTGACCTCGCTGACCGCCATCTTCGCCCTGCTGGCCGCCCGCTACTTCGACATGCCCGGCCTGGACCCCATCATGGGCGTGGTCGGCGCGGTGATCATCACCCGCTGGGGCTGGGGTCTGATTAAAGACACCTACCCCACCCTGCTGGACCGCTGCCCGGATGACCACCTGGCCAAAGAGGTGAAAAGCCGAATCGAAGCAGACAGCGACAACCGGGTTGCCGACCTGCACCTGTGGCGCCTCTCTGGCCACCACAGTGCCGCCATCGTCAGCCTGGTCACTCACCATCCCAAGGATCCCACCTACTACAAGGATCTTCTGACCGATGTGCCTCAACTGGCCCATGTGACCGTCGAGGTGCACCACTGCACCGATACCCCCTGCCTGGGCTAATATCGCCCCCGCACTCTCAGGTTACGCCTGAGAGAAACAGGACTTAGCCATCAAGGCCGAAGGTTTCCCAACCTTCGGCCTTGCCGTAACGGCCCCAAGCTCCTACAATCCGCGCCAATTGCGAATAGTTGGACAAAGTGATGCAAAACAGCGTTGTTCTGGTAAAAGGCCGGGAAAAATCCCTGCTACGCCGCCACCCCTGGGTGTTCTCCAAGGGGATTAAGAGAGTCGACGGACAGCCCGGCCTGGGTGACACCGTAGAGATCTTCGCCCACGACGGCCGCTGGCTGGGTCGCGGCGCCTACTCCCCCCAGTCTCAGATCCGGGTACGGGTATGGACCTTCAACCAGGATGAAGCCGTTGACGCCGATCTGCTGCGTCGCCGCATTCAGCGTGCCCAGGCTGGCCGCGATGCCCTGCCCAATGCCGGCTCCTACACAGGCTACCGTCTGGTGGCCGCCGAATCCGATGGCCTGCCCGGCATCACCATCGACCGATTCAACGACGTTCTGGTGTGTCAGCTGCTCTCCGCCGGCGCCGATGTCTGGCGTGACACCCTGGTCGAGGTACTGTCCGAGCTCTACCCCCAGTGCGCCATCTACGAACGCTCCGATGTGGACGTGCGTAAGAAGGAGGGCCTCAAGCCCACCTCAGGCCTGCTCAAGGGCGACCTGCCCGAGCAGCCCATGGCCATTGAAGAGAACGGCCTGAAGCTGCTGGTGAACGTGGTCACCGGCCACAAGACCGGTTACTACCTGGATCAGCGCGACAACCGCCTGGCCTCCAGCCGCTACGCCAAGGACCAGGAAGTACTGAACTGCTTCAGCTACACCGGTGGCTTTGGCACCTACGCCCTGAAAGCGGGTGCCGCCAAGGTGGTGAACGCCGACGTCTCCGCTCCGGCTCTGGCTCTGGCCAAGCAGAACGCCGAGATCAACGACCTGGATCTCAGCCGCGCCGAGTTCGTCGAAGCGGACGTGTTCAAACTGCTGCGGGAATACCGCGAGCAGGGGCGCAGCTTCGATGTGATCATCCTGGATCCGCCCAAGTTTGCCGACAACAAGGCACAGCTGCCTGGCGCCTGCCGCGGCTACAAAGACATCAACATGGTGGCGATGCAGATCCTCAAGCCCGGCGGCACCCTGCTGACCTACTCCTGCTCCGGCCTGATGGACGCCAGCCTATTCCAGAAGATCGTGGCCGATGCCGCCGTGGATGCCGGCCGTGACGCCCAGATCCTGGAGCGCCTCAGCCAGTCTCCCGATCACCCCATCGGCAGCGGCTTCCCCGAAGGCTTCTACCTCAAGGGCCTGGCCCTGCGAGTCTGGTAAGCAGACTTAGTCGTGAAATGACAAAGGGGCCAGATGGCCCCTTTTTGCTGCTCTGAACTTCTCTCTTGGATCTTGGTTCGATGAACCGATAAAGCTGGGTGTCTTGTTAAAGCTTCTACCAACCCATGTGGTAGTAAGCCCAGATACGCTCGATGTTCATAGGCAACCACTCATTGTAGGAGCGCCAGTGCTCATACTTCGGCAGCTTAACAACCGTCTTGAGCTCATCGGGGTTATGAATACCTGAATCCATCGCCTGTTTGACCGCTGCCATCAAATCCTCCAGATAGAGTCGCTGCTCAACCACCACAGTGGCAGGGTCTATGGCTGGCTGGTTAGCCGGACCATGAGCCGTGATGACGCAGTCCACGTCCAGCTTTTCTATCTCCTTGAGTGAGCGGACCCACTCATCGGGCCAAAAATCAGGCATGTTTCTAAAGGCCACCCGACGAGGGGTAACAATGTCGACCACGAACAGGATCTTCTCTTTGGGTAATCGCATC is a genomic window of Ferrimonas sp. YFM containing:
- the dmeF gene encoding CDF family Co(II)/Ni(II) efflux transporter DmeF produces the protein MHSHSLERWQHQHSFALEQKKNERRTLYAVLITAAMMVVEIVTGYVTGSMALLADGWHMATHVAAFGLTLFAYSFARKAAKDPLYSFGSGKVNILAGFTSAVALVLVAMLMAIESIWRLIEPVAIDYNNALVVAVVGLVINVVCAYLLHQGDDHHHHGHSHGHSHGHGHGHGHGHHHGHDHGHHGHSHGHSHDHNLYAAYLHVIADALTSLTAIFALLAARYFDMPGLDPIMGVVGAVIITRWGWGLIKDTYPTLLDRCPDDHLAKEVKSRIEADSDNRVADLHLWRLSGHHSAAIVSLVTHHPKDPTYYKDLLTDVPQLAHVTVEVHHCTDTPCLG
- a CDS encoding class I SAM-dependent methyltransferase; this encodes MQNSVVLVKGREKSLLRRHPWVFSKGIKRVDGQPGLGDTVEIFAHDGRWLGRGAYSPQSQIRVRVWTFNQDEAVDADLLRRRIQRAQAGRDALPNAGSYTGYRLVAAESDGLPGITIDRFNDVLVCQLLSAGADVWRDTLVEVLSELYPQCAIYERSDVDVRKKEGLKPTSGLLKGDLPEQPMAIEENGLKLLVNVVTGHKTGYYLDQRDNRLASSRYAKDQEVLNCFSYTGGFGTYALKAGAAKVVNADVSAPALALAKQNAEINDLDLSRAEFVEADVFKLLREYREQGRSFDVIILDPPKFADNKAQLPGACRGYKDINMVAMQILKPGGTLLTYSCSGLMDASLFQKIVADAAVDAGRDAQILERLSQSPDHPIGSGFPEGFYLKGLALRVW